Below is a genomic region from Phragmites australis chromosome 20, lpPhrAust1.1, whole genome shotgun sequence.
TCTAGGAGTTTTTACATCAGAACTAACTTcaaaaaaccaaataaataacaaagaatAGCACAAAagtctataaaaaaaattatgtgaacTCAAAAAACTCAAAGaactaaaaaatattgtagGGTCTAGCTGCGCTATTTGCGCGGACTATCTTGCTAGCTATTTAGAAAGTGCACTAACAAAGTGGTATTCATGTAATTTCAGTCAAATTACTTCTTTGCATCTCATGTATTTAATTTAAAGAAATATAGCTATTTgtttttttgtcacttttgacTTCCAGGAACACGCTGAGCTTAAGCCTGTACAATCTAAGCCTCAATTCACGTCAGCAACCGTGGCTGCAGCAGTATACGTCAGCAACCATGCCAGTGGTCACCTGTTTGGCGTGGCTACTGAGCTACACTACGCTAGCTAGCACTGtacaaaaacatatatattttaacATGAACTCTAGATATATGTCtagttgatatatatatatatatatatatatatatatatatatatatatatatatatatatatatatatatatatatatatatatatataggaaaactagtatgtactcctgggtgtatgtactcccacctctcatataccacttttacacgtgtgttatacttctttatcactttaaatatacttcattagtaattataagatactacaatacaaatcccatgaaattttttatgaaattccatgatttttatcataatgtgcgtatatacttcttttatgtataaaaaagagtatatagcaaaaatgaaaggctaacattgaatttttttcatacaactcatattggagtatcttagaattagtattagagtatactaaaaatgataaaagagtataaagtatttgtttaggtggtatattgcatgtgggagtacatactcctaggagtatagaataggtgtcatatatatatatatatatatatatatatatatatatatatatatatatatatatatatatatatatatatatatatatatatatgtatatatgcgcGCGTGCCTGGATTGTCACGCATGGCAGGATGGAGGTGGTGAATCTGAGGAGCGCCGCCGGCATAGCCAAGGTCACCGGCGCAGCGCTCTGCCTCGCCGGCGTCTTTGTCATCGccttctacaccgggccggcgCTGAGCCCCGTCAACCGCCACCGTGCCTTAGCCACCCACGCCACCTCGGGCCATGTGAATAGTTCTTCGAAGGCGACGACGTGGATAGAAGGGACGTTCGTCATGGTCCTCGCTAACATGGCATTGGTCCCTGTCCATCGTCTGGCAGGTTGCTCGGCTAATTTCACTGTGAAATCAAAGCATGCACGCATCAATAGTAGTAGTTACTTTGATCTTGATCCGATTCCAACGACGTTATCTGTATTGATGCATGATGCAAACCTGCAGGCCGTTCTCCTCGAGGAGTTGCCCAACAGGAtgctggtggcggcggcgctctGCGTGTTCAGCGCGGCGCAGTCGTTCGTCGCCGCGACGGCGGCCGAGAGGGACTTCTCAAGGTGGCGGCTCCGGCCGGGTGTCAGCTTGCTCGCCGTCGTCTACGCCGTAATAATGATTGTCTTGCGTTCGTTATTCTGCTAGTGGTTTAATGGGCGCGCATTTCAACTCCGGCAGCTGCGGCTTTCCTTTGATTGACTACGGCTAGGCCTTGTTTGCAAGTTCCTATGCCGGTCGGGATCTTAGCTAGATCAATCCCCGCCGCCCCAGTTCCCTTCGGCGGGGATTAATCGGACCGGGATCGTTGCACGTAGGATATGGGCTCTTAGACAGGACTTATCTCTCTAAATATATATACGATACTTCGTTCATCTCAAAATAGATAACTGTTGATCACATATCATTACgtgaaaaaattatgtatgACGGATAACACACCTATCGTTTTAAACACATTATTGATGACTGGTAATAAGTAACGGAGAAGTATTCGTCACCAATGatatcataggtgacaggtcgtAACCGTGTCCCATCACCTATTAGCGTCTCATGTCATAGAGAGGAAGccataagtgatggataaactgttcacctgtcacttatgttataagtgacggatgagTAAATAAGTTATCCGTCACTTAGGTTACCCTGCAGGATTGTTCTGTTTCCTGGTTATATCCTGGAGCATAGCTAAGATTTGGTAGTCACCTTCTCCCTGCAAGCAACAACGATGCATCCAAATCTATATaaacaaacacacttatatataGAATCAtttcatcacagaatcacaaatgttacaaaattCTAATCAATCCATCACAAAGTCGCATATGTTACAAAAATCtaatcaattcatattacataagacctcacaacctagtgtttctatagtgcaactcCCCATGTGAGCTAATGACTACATATACTATGAACTCGATGATCCATTGTCGAATCCCCAAGAGTGCACCGTCATCGAAAAAACAAGCTGAGAAAAAACCTACATAATTTGACGTgtaaccaatatcatgttatcatagaataaaactaattttacgaacaatcttgtattgaacttacattggaggatttcatatcctttgcttagatagtgaggagcatgttctatgcaacatagaatccacatgCGTTGTCAGGTGATTATCGATGGTACTGAGACAAAGAAAATTTACtattagatcaaaaggaaagaaaacagTAACGGAGAGCATTTGATAATTTGTTTAATAACATTTACTGTGAACCCAATTTTGTGTGTCAATCTGTGGCCGTCTTTAACGTTGTAGTTAGGATcactcgaaggtacttgtcaaaagtcCTGCATAAAAGGGATCAATTATAAAACATTtcaatgttagaaaagttaaatatataaattaaggTAGACATAACTTACGCATCGAGAAGTCCTTTTACAGTGCTATAATCATGCTCTCCAGGTTTGCCTTTTCGTTCTACttgtcttgatgagtcgaggtatCACACCAAGTTTCACTTGAGAATATTTTTGCATTGCTATCAGTGTTGTGGGCACCTAACAGGTAGTCTATTTTGGAATACTGTTGCATTGTCTTGGCCATATAGTCCAACGTGTAGTCAGGGTAAAATTGGATGACCGAGACTATAATGgtctcagggtcaagaaatctgatagactccttgttcttctttatttctttcatcaagtatctacatataagaatatagttagattcaacACTTCATGACATTAATTAATGAATGCATAGTTTTAAGGgacttacaatatgaagatCTGTAACAACGATACATCCATGATATCAAGGTTGAAGATGTTGTATAAGTCATTAAAACTCACAAGGAAGTAGTCATCTTCAGTTAAGAAATATCGTTGTTTGTATTGTACGATTATGGATTGAGCATTGATGTCTCTAGAactctgcatgtagtaattatgcaggtcgacatatgcttgtctcactcttgttaggtcatctatcGTCATCAAAGTCTTCCCATATTGAAATTTCATGTTGGTACTAGTCCATGATGCTCTAATATACATGAACTTCTTCGccagtacaatggccttcgacctcTTCGGCATGTTcatcttagagcctttcttctcggctcccttttccttcttctttgggctctttgggggagacgGAATTGGAGCTGGAAGCGAGATTACCGGATgcagaggagaaggcagtgaagctaaCTTCTCTAGAAGTGAGGGGCGCGGTGGTGGTGCACTTAAAGCTCGTCCAGACTAgtatgcactggagaccacgataTCGCctctcttccattggatcctttgacaAAGAGCTTCGCCTAAAGTTGTGAATTCATCAatggggggagctccaacatgtgATCAGTAGCATTTCTATATAACATATCCATCGTAACCACAGTATAGCCAATACGtgtcgggaccgtatgtaagatatgaACATCTGGATGCATCTAGCCCCTTGCAACCTTGATGTAATACCTGTCAGGCCTAATTACAAGGATGCATGGCGTGAGTCCTTCTACCAAATCAATTGTATCTAACTCAGTCACGTGGACTGTTGGTTGATCGATTTCCTTGGAGGCTCAACTACTCTTTCATTCAGTTCCGAGGCTAGCTTCCTTTGGGATGAaaatatctattccctttgctgtAAGCTGTCCATGATATTTGCATAAACTTTGAGGATGATGTCCTGTGttaatgcatccacatccacagcacctgacctcttcctcttcctcttcttgtacattctgAGGTCTTCGAGAAAGCCGTATTTTCAACCCTGAGAActggatacacctcgcactcaaCCTGGGTACTCTGGGTTTCCCAACGCCGctaagagaacatcatgttccctgaccccggtgaaaggAGCTTGGCTAGCTTCAGCTGTTATTTCTTTTACTTTGTCTGCAACTAACTGGGTTTCACTATTTATAAATGTGATTTCTCCATTTTCATACTCacccccttgcacgcaaatatgaccgtgATCGTCTCGAGAATTGTAACTAAGGATTTTCGCGGCCTTCTTTGGCTAATTTTTCATCCTATATCTGCCATTTGGTCCTTTTTCCCGCATACCTGGTTGCACCGGTCCTATGGTTGTCCTTGTTCCTAGcccaaagctgcttcttctGCTCACtgtcctttttgaactgctctgagctcttcatctgcacaaaagcatcacaatcttcctcttttaAGTGCTTGTAACTTTCGAAGGGCGCCACCTCTTTAGCCAAGAaccgattaacaagcttgctcttaaagctttggtGAAATTTCACGATCGCATTGACCGCAACAATTGTTTGACACTCACTCATATTTACAGGCTACTCCAGATACTCTTTGacgacattatcgaacaagtctcTCTTCACTTCGTCACCGAGGTCATCaaacttagtcgttattggcACCATCTCCCTAGCAATGAGCCCCGCGACCCTCCAAAATTATTCAAGGCCTTTTCATCTGTAGACAGCTCGTCAGTATCGATTCCTATGATGATAACCTTGTCCATCGGCCattgtgtttgtgaccttggctTTTGGGAAATGTGGCTAGTGGCTAGTGGCACCCAGCAAATGTGGCTAATGGCTCCTTCTTCGTTCACGTGTCGCACAAGACCCGATACGTCGCTGCAAGGACAACGGAGGCCTAGCTCAACTAGGGGACATCATCGGGCTCTGCATCTGCGATCCACCTTAGGtacggaacaagggtcctcgaTACCATGTGACCTTGgtcgctggtgaacataacccagccgaACAACCAAAGCAGATAGGCCTCAAAGTGCCTCGAGACCGAGTACAAGTCGGTGTCCGGGTGGATGTATGCAGGCTagaagtaatgcaaatgatgatgagtaaaatttctttgaaatcgtaaagtaaatgtgaagataaattgcaaggtaTCTGAAACTCGAGGATCCACTTCTTTGTGGGCCCTCGCGGATCCGACAGGAACCCGGGCACATAGGCGGGTGCGCCGTCCGTCCACTGAACAGGGGCGAACCACTGGTGCATGATGTTCATTCAATTTGCATCCACGTCGACGACTCCAGTAGCAGCTCCGGCGCAAagtaagcctaacaggtaggctacgtcctgcaacgtCGGAGCCATTTCACCACAGGGAaggtggaaagtgtgggtctcaggcctccacCGGTCTACCAGTGTAGCGTTCAGCGAGCGGTCAAAATATAGAATCATCTTGTCGCTGCCTCAAGGTTCTCTAtcgctcgggcctccaccaaatgACACAGCGGTAGGAGTCCATATGCTGCCAATCTGAACCATTTAGAATATAAAGTAAATATAGGgtatgcaataaataaataaactggCACATACGTAACTAATTAGTGACATACCTATGCTTCCAATGATCAttgatcgtaagtagctccctAGAGCCACGTGGTCAAAAAATCCCTAACTCCGTTTGGTGAATGACAAACAAGAAGCTGCAGTGCTTCTTGTAcactgcagggtcaagaagctcaggGGTCGGTGGGTGCAtcatatctgcattgaaaccaaatataaacagtttgttacatgaaaatatacacagttacatgaacaacatataacatacacGTACACAAAGTTAcctgaatatattacaacatataggtacacaatcaaatacaaatgtaaggtccaaatgcaacGTACATAAGTAAGGTGAATACCATACAAATATAACATTGAGATATGCTAAACAATTCACACTTGACCGCCTTCATGACCCCACACACTAGGTATATTTTTCGGAagtacttgtatgtgtgacctgtttcatcgcACTTGCTGCATCGTTTCACCTGTGGACccacctcggattcatccatatcgtttcgAATCAGCCGAATTTGTTGACGTCCCGATGTGTACTTCATCCTCTCAAAGtctggcacatagattcgtgagggacctagattacttgtaaatgtatcaacaatgccGTAGCCATACAGCTTATGGTTCCATATGTTCAGTATCTAATACTTCGTAAAGTACTTAGATGTGTGTACACGGCCTGTGTCGCATATTGTGCtccccacatgcagctatgatgtgtgtacaTGGCATGTGTAGCAATTATGGCTTCTGGCACGTACAGATGCATGTTCCAATCCTAAacacgcactcttgcacatagCGCTCATGTCTGCTACCCCTACGACTCTTATCACGGCACAAGACACTAAACCTGTGCTCCGTAGTTCCCTTCTGATTGACGtggtgcatatgtgccttctttgtggtaTTCTCAATGTACTCACATAATATCGATCCATATAGTGTACGGTTATCTTCCATTGTCTTTGAAGCAGTTGCGTAGCGATCAATCAAATATCTGCAAgtcccatgcataataccttcaacaattccaacaagtgggagggacctcataccctgcatgacccagttgtagatctcagcaatattagttgtcattatcccataccttgcccctccaATGTCATATATCAATGCCCATTtctctcttggctcattttgtatccactgcgaAAAGTTCCTAACAGCTGACACTAACCTCCTTAATATCTagagagtatctgttgggagtgGTCCAAGAGCAATCGGGCCATCTCCTATGTCTCTTAGCTCAGCTGTCTACTTCGTGGTTAGTTCATCTAGTCTTGCTCATAGGGTGTTGAACTTTCTCTGATGGTTTTagctgcacaatttcttgaaaagattcatcaaatccttgtttttgaattgtctgtaaaagtttgcacctatatgcctcatgcaccacctgctcttcaagtcgaaCCACTTTGTTGTTACACACCGTCAAACACTGCCGTATTGCATATCCAACAAAGACTGCAACAACTCTGCATGTCTATTATGAATCAAACAAATATCAGCCTGGTCCAGaataatagcatgcttcacccgctcaaggaatcAATACCAGCTAACCCCGTTTTCAcactccacgaacgcaaaccccagtggcaggacttggttttTCCCGtctaccccaattgcagacaatatctgtcctttatacttcccagtgaggaacgtcccgcccaagcaaatgatgggtgGATAATGCCTAAATGCCTTGATGGTTGCCACAAATGTAAAGAAAGCACACTGCAATACTCGCTTCCCGCTATACTTCGCATCaatcgaggggtaatgcttgatgtcaaagtaactttcggggtttctcgcacatattgtggctagttgacgTGGTAGGTTATCATATGAATCTTTGTATatccaaacctcatctcaatagccttctgtttcgccctccatgccttggcgTAGGTTATTGTGTACTAAAATCTTTCCTCAATAGcacagattattgatcgtggcttataatttaggttgtccacaatctccccgtacataacattagcaacaaAAGTAGATGATAGGTTCcggtgggagaactctattttctcaatgtgacaattatgctccctaactattgagcactcccaatagtcaacccacttctcCATGAATGCGTAGACCCACCACGGACAATCAGGCATCAAACACTTGACGTCGTACTCTCTTTTtctcgacttcacaaccttgaactgcctccgaagagatagcgaccagaatttcactacaTCAATAACACCCTTCTTattagggtacatagcaccatgggacacctcgttctcatgatattcccacggTGTCTGATGAGCCTCACTaaccactagctttgaaaattcttgATTCTTCCACTCCGCAAGAACAtgagcatttccctcctcgtcCGATGAATCCTCATCGACAATGgtttcctccagctcttgatcttccatatccatctcttcaattatgctagggatatgctctccctcatcggctacaccccttAGTTACATCTCACGCACTtccccaacatcttgctcgTTCCCCACATTTGTCGGGTCTacttcatccaccactgcctgacttgttcctgctactgcttctgcaaagtttatctctgttggatccttcttaTACGCCTCAACTAGCAGCACCAGTCGAAGACCCCTGAGTAGCACGACTTAGCACAGCTCttagcttaagctcatgttgctggggatccagttgaaaatagcgcatcagccacttgcacacgcccactatggtcctctcatttGCTCTACTAAGTTCCTTGACGACATGCTGAAATTCACAGAGATCTATACCGCTAGGACTataactaatttgaccttcacataatatatctaaaaatataatttatcgaaCATCCCtagaaacatccaaaaatatatccaatatTAATACCaaaaaactatacttctgattatcaaaactctgacaaaattaccgacaccgatgatcacctaacaatacgtttattcaatattgctcctaagaaaagaaccaatttaaactaattaaccattCGTCTATTTAATAACATttctaattagctataattataacttacatcattattctgtaaaatctaataatcgaaactaccatactctaaatactactatgtatttgatagctatcctaccatatcgaaattgatctttacaatatattacaaaatatagcATATCCtacatttctaaaccctaggtcgtaTATTATAACTACTGTTATgccgctaaaccctagatctggtagtactttaattactaataaaaatataagtctaaaaaaattatcaaaaaacaAGATCCAAAATCCGCATATAAAAACAGTAGAGCTTCGCCACGCTGCCTCCCTCTACTCTCCTCTACCTTTCCTTTTTTCAAGATTAAAATGGCTATTTTGACTGATTTTCAGTCTTTTTATACTGATGGAGGGGAGTGGAGGATGGAGGCTAACTGCCCTCTCAGAAGGCGGTAAGGGTGGCTGGCGCGGGGAGGtccctacccgccctctgagggcGGTAAGGGCGACGGGCGCGGGAGTGGGCCCTACCCACCCTCTGAGAAGGCGGTAAGGGGTGGCGGTGCTATCGTGGTATCCTTACCGTTATCTGAAAGGGATGCAACCTTTTAAGAGAGCGATAGatgtctatttttgtaaatcttattattaaaaatctatttatttaaatatttaatataaaaatataaaaataaaaaagtcccTAATGCACTACGGTCGGTAAGCTCGGGTAAGAAAAGGCAGATCGAAGAAATCTCCGGAGCACGCGCGCCATGTATGTATGATTAGAAATTTCAAAGGCAAGTGCAAGCGGGCCGAAAGCTTGGATATTGTTGCTTTGGGCACAAAGGGAAAGTGTACCCTTAAAAAAGTATTTCTTGTAATTAAAACGTATTTTCTTAAACCACCACCAATAAAGACCGTATTCTGATTTTTATGCAGTGAATCCAACAAGAGGTTACATTGAATGAATAACTGATCCGGATCCAAGGACAATAAAGCTTTCGAATAAGCATGAGTGATCAAATGGAATAAAGCAGCTTGATAAGATCCTGTATCTAGAGCTAATATCATATAAACCAATTGAGACATTGTACAATAGGCTAAGCTTCTTTTCATGTCTTGCTGAGTAACAGCTAAAGTAGCACTTCTAAAAAGAATGCTATTGTACCTACTAAAGAAATAAAACTTATTATCAAAGATACGGATATGAAAAGGAAGAAGTCTAGCTAGAAAAGAAATCCCCACATGGTTGCTACGTGTATAAGAGCCAAAATTGGAGGTCACAGTTTCGAAGCCTGATCCGTTATTTTTGAAACAGCAcatggagagagaaagaggtggcAAGCATTAGGGATGCCCATGAGAAAAAGATCAGACCCATGCACGTGTGGTAACCACGGGTAGAGTTGACATCTCTAGCGGACACCGCACAACACATTAGCAACCTGGGCGTGCACTTTAGAGCAGCTCCAGCGTTGAATTCTTGAGGGTGCTAGGAGGAGAGGGGGAAAGATTATTAGATTGCCTAAGGGATTTCTGTTGCGGGCGAAAATCctgtcataaaattatttttttcacttcAGCGTTCTAACAATTTCTCTTTATAGTTttcgtcacgaagggattctaagggtcattcctttcagg
It encodes:
- the LOC133901494 gene encoding WAT1-related protein At5g64700-like, translating into MEVVNLRSAAGIAKVTGAALCLAGVFVIAFYTGPALSPVNRHRALATHATSGHVNSSSKATTWIEGTFVMVLANMALVPVHRLAGCSANFTVKSKHARINSSSYFDLDPIPTTLSVLMHDANLQAVLLEELPNRMLVAAALCVFSAAQSFVAATAAERDFSRWRLRPGVSLLAVVYAVIMIVLRSLFC